The following proteins are co-located in the Paludibaculum fermentans genome:
- a CDS encoding flagellar hook-basal body protein, which produces MDKLSILAASGLRGRLEALDVLANNLANSATSGFKADNELYSTYAGEASESMMGGVMSALPDVKGRWTNFQQGTLELTGNPQDVAIAGQGFFTVKSPTGPLYSRDGHMKVAKDGSLTNADGYPMLDSSGKGITLVASQAFEVATNGQVRQGGQAVGQLAVVKFDKPDALEKTGYSYFKANETTGKPVPATDADIHQGKIEASNVAPAESAVRLVSLMRQAEFLQRAITMGADMSKRAIEDVGRVGS; this is translated from the coding sequence ATGGATAAGCTGTCAATCTTGGCGGCCAGCGGTCTGCGCGGCCGGTTGGAAGCGCTGGACGTGTTAGCCAATAACCTGGCGAACTCGGCCACCAGCGGCTTCAAAGCGGATAACGAGCTGTACAGCACCTATGCCGGCGAGGCGTCTGAGTCGATGATGGGCGGCGTAATGTCGGCGCTGCCCGACGTCAAAGGCCGGTGGACGAACTTTCAACAAGGCACATTGGAACTGACCGGGAATCCGCAGGATGTAGCCATCGCTGGTCAGGGATTCTTCACAGTTAAGTCGCCCACCGGACCGCTATATTCGCGCGATGGCCATATGAAGGTTGCCAAGGACGGTTCGCTGACGAACGCCGACGGCTACCCGATGCTGGACTCGAGCGGCAAGGGCATCACGCTGGTGGCTTCACAGGCCTTTGAAGTGGCGACCAATGGCCAGGTCCGCCAGGGCGGGCAGGCCGTGGGGCAGTTGGCGGTGGTCAAGTTCGATAAACCGGATGCCCTGGAAAAGACCGGCTACTCCTACTTCAAGGCCAATGAAACGACTGGTAAGCCTGTGCCGGCCACGGATGCCGACATTCACCAGGGCAAGATCGAGGCGTCGAATGTGGCGCCGGCGGAATCCGCCGTCCGGTTGGTTTCGCTCATGCGGCAGGCTGAGTTCCTGCAGCGGGCCATCACGATGGGGGCGGACATGAGCAAGCGGGCGATTGAAGATGTCGGCCGTGTCGGGAGCTAG
- the flgG gene encoding flagellar basal-body rod protein FlgG, which translates to MIRALFSAASGMTAQQLNVDNIAHNLANANTAGYKTRRAQFQDLLYQSMIQPGASAGQQTSIPTGLQLGLGTRASSNEILFTQGNFAATENPMDVVIQGRGFFQVRTTNGELAYTRAGSFHTDRDGNMVTSDGDPLEPQITIPSDAQSITIAPDGTVSYKQPNQTASQIAGQLQLALFANPAGLDGLGKNLYKPTDASGDPQVGQPGGQEGIGALLQGYTEQSNVSVVEEFINLIVSQRAYEANSKVVKAADEMYQQVNNLSTR; encoded by the coding sequence ATGATCCGTGCACTATTCAGCGCTGCCAGCGGCATGACCGCGCAACAGCTCAATGTGGACAACATCGCCCACAATCTGGCGAACGCGAATACAGCCGGTTACAAGACGCGGCGCGCACAGTTCCAGGACCTTCTCTACCAGAGCATGATCCAGCCGGGCGCTTCGGCCGGACAGCAGACGTCGATTCCTACTGGACTTCAGCTGGGCCTCGGTACGCGCGCGTCTTCCAATGAGATCCTGTTCACGCAAGGCAACTTTGCGGCGACCGAGAATCCCATGGATGTCGTCATCCAGGGCCGCGGCTTCTTCCAGGTGCGCACGACGAACGGCGAACTGGCGTATACGCGAGCCGGCTCGTTCCATACGGATCGCGACGGCAACATGGTGACCTCGGACGGCGATCCGCTGGAACCGCAGATCACGATCCCTTCCGACGCGCAGTCCATTACCATCGCTCCGGACGGCACCGTGAGCTACAAGCAGCCGAATCAAACCGCTTCCCAGATCGCCGGGCAACTACAGTTAGCGTTGTTCGCCAATCCGGCCGGCCTGGATGGCCTCGGCAAGAACCTATATAAGCCGACCGACGCCTCGGGCGACCCGCAGGTGGGTCAACCGGGCGGGCAGGAAGGCATCGGCGCGCTGTTGCAGGGCTACACCGAGCAATCGAACGTCAGCGTGGTGGAAGAGTTCATCAACCTGATCGTGAGCCAGCGCGCGTACGAAGCCAATTCCAAGGTGGTGAAAGCCGCCGACGAGATGTACCAACAGGTCAACAATCTCTCAACCAGATGA
- the flgA gene encoding flagellar basal body P-ring formation chaperone FlgA, translated as MITALLLSVVLGAPESCAIVDGSRIEMRHLRSFLQTGVEIPNESVFGAAPQPGVRRTVSAGELVRWAKAHGAENPVARDACFEWATRQVTENEATEAMQASLELGTELKILELSRFNVPAGKVYFPRASLREPSLILQGQPIIWFGYVQYSQNQRAKIWAKVILSVSSSKVTTLSDVKAGETIKSEQISQDKIKGFPYLRQRDLTTADFVGKTARRSLRSGTVLTDSDVVVDPDVKKGDVVEVEARIGQGVLRTQAVAEASGRIGERILLRNAESGKVMRATLVSGNKAVVIPGLMPVGTKGPNR; from the coding sequence ATGATCACCGCGCTCCTTCTTAGTGTGGTGTTGGGTGCTCCGGAGAGCTGCGCCATTGTCGACGGCAGCCGCATCGAGATGCGGCATCTCCGGAGCTTCCTCCAGACGGGTGTGGAAATCCCCAACGAGAGCGTGTTCGGAGCCGCACCGCAGCCTGGGGTTCGCAGAACGGTCAGTGCCGGGGAGTTGGTGCGTTGGGCGAAGGCGCATGGGGCGGAGAATCCGGTCGCGCGCGACGCCTGCTTTGAGTGGGCCACTCGCCAAGTGACTGAAAACGAAGCAACGGAAGCCATGCAGGCGAGCCTGGAGCTGGGTACTGAACTGAAGATTTTAGAGTTGAGCCGTTTTAATGTACCGGCTGGTAAAGTATATTTTCCACGCGCCAGTCTTCGTGAACCAAGCTTAATTTTGCAGGGTCAACCTATTATATGGTTTGGGTACGTACAGTACTCACAGAACCAAAGAGCGAAGATTTGGGCCAAAGTAATTCTAAGTGTTTCTTCATCTAAAGTGACGACACTGTCTGATGTAAAGGCCGGCGAGACCATCAAATCAGAACAAATTAGTCAGGATAAGATTAAGGGATTTCCATATTTGCGCCAGCGGGACCTGACGACGGCGGACTTCGTGGGGAAGACGGCTCGCCGCAGCCTGCGGTCGGGCACCGTCCTGACGGATTCCGACGTGGTTGTCGACCCCGATGTGAAGAAGGGCGATGTAGTGGAAGTGGAAGCGCGCATCGGCCAGGGCGTCCTGCGGACACAGGCCGTGGCGGAGGCCTCGGGCCGGATTGGCGAGCGCATCCTGCTGCGCAACGCAGAGAGCGGAAAAGTGATGCGGGCCACGCTGGTGAGCGGGAACAAAGCCGTGGTGATTCCGGGGTTGATGCCGGTGGGCACGAAAGGACCAAATCGATGA
- a CDS encoding flagellar basal body L-ring protein FlgH translates to MLFAAGAPAKDKKKPSVAVVPEIDRYREEVQRSQRSMEAQPGSLWTPTARLLDAGADLRASHTGDILTIVVQEDASAVAKGTTKTSRSSAIKAGVPSVAGISTPALTGLAQASMDHSLNGDGATSRENSLRATLTARVSEVLPNGNMIVEGSKSITVNSETQVVTLRGVARPFDISTSNMIESSRLGLLEIKVNGKGVVNDVIRRPNFIYRLLLGILPF, encoded by the coding sequence GTGTTGTTCGCGGCGGGCGCGCCGGCCAAAGACAAGAAGAAGCCGAGCGTCGCCGTCGTGCCCGAGATTGACCGCTATCGCGAGGAAGTTCAGCGTTCTCAACGGTCTATGGAGGCCCAGCCCGGTTCATTGTGGACGCCGACGGCGCGTCTGCTGGACGCTGGCGCCGACCTGCGTGCGTCTCACACCGGCGACATCCTGACCATTGTCGTGCAGGAAGACGCCTCGGCCGTGGCGAAAGGAACTACGAAGACTTCGCGCAGCTCCGCGATCAAAGCGGGCGTGCCTTCGGTGGCCGGAATCAGCACTCCAGCCTTGACCGGTTTGGCGCAGGCGAGCATGGATCACAGCCTGAACGGCGACGGCGCGACCAGCCGGGAAAACTCACTGCGCGCCACCCTGACGGCGCGCGTCAGCGAGGTGCTGCCGAACGGCAACATGATCGTGGAGGGCTCGAAGTCGATCACCGTCAACTCGGAGACACAGGTGGTGACCCTGCGTGGCGTGGCGCGGCCGTTTGATATAAGCACCAGTAATATGATTGAGTCCAGCCGCCTGGGCCTATTAGAAATAAAAGTTAATGGAAAAGGCGTGGTGAACGATGTCATTCGCCGCCCCAACTTCATTTACCGGCTCTTGTTGGGCATCCTTCCTTTTTAG
- a CDS encoding flagellar basal body P-ring protein FlgI, whose translation MSRRLLSLGFCLFAVLAQSLLAGTRIKDFASIEGVRDNQLIGYGVVVGLNQTGDRRQTVFSTQTLTNMLQKMGVQISPTSIRVNNTASVMVTATLPPFAQPGTKVDLTVAAIGDASNLQGGLLLITNLRSADGQPYAMGQGAVVTGGFVAGGGGTKQTTNHPTVGRVPNGGTVEKAPPSVSPKTEIKLQLHRSDFSSANRVTEAINKKFGGEDVAVSENSGLVRVKIPAAFISNPVSFIAQLETIQVETDAVSKVVINERTGTIIMGKQVKVSPVAIMHGNLSIQIETTMEVSQPAPFSQGQTQVVPQTGVGVKEEKARNLMLKDGATVEELVKGLSAIGSTARDIIAILQSLQAAGALEAEIEVI comes from the coding sequence ATGAGCAGAAGGCTGCTGAGCCTTGGATTCTGCCTATTCGCGGTTCTTGCCCAATCTCTGCTGGCAGGCACGCGGATCAAGGACTTCGCGTCCATCGAAGGCGTACGCGACAACCAACTGATCGGGTATGGCGTCGTTGTTGGCTTGAATCAGACCGGTGACCGCCGCCAGACGGTCTTCTCCACGCAAACCCTCACCAACATGCTGCAGAAGATGGGCGTTCAGATCTCGCCCACTTCGATCCGCGTCAACAACACGGCTTCCGTCATGGTGACGGCCACGCTGCCGCCGTTCGCGCAGCCAGGCACCAAAGTGGACCTGACGGTCGCCGCGATCGGCGATGCCTCAAACCTGCAGGGCGGTCTGCTGCTGATCACCAATCTTAGGAGCGCGGACGGGCAGCCGTACGCGATGGGCCAGGGTGCGGTGGTGACCGGTGGTTTTGTGGCGGGTGGCGGCGGTACGAAACAGACCACGAATCACCCCACGGTAGGACGCGTTCCCAATGGGGGGACGGTCGAAAAGGCTCCGCCTTCCGTGTCGCCCAAGACCGAGATCAAGCTTCAACTGCACCGCAGCGACTTCAGCAGCGCGAATCGCGTCACGGAAGCCATCAACAAGAAGTTTGGCGGCGAGGATGTGGCGGTTTCGGAGAATTCTGGACTGGTGCGGGTGAAGATCCCGGCCGCGTTCATCTCCAATCCCGTCAGCTTCATCGCCCAGCTCGAGACCATTCAGGTGGAAACCGATGCCGTCTCGAAGGTCGTGATCAACGAGCGCACGGGCACCATCATCATGGGCAAACAGGTGAAGGTGAGCCCGGTGGCCATCATGCACGGCAATCTCTCGATTCAGATCGAGACGACGATGGAGGTGAGCCAGCCGGCTCCCTTCTCACAAGGCCAGACGCAGGTAGTGCCCCAGACGGGCGTGGGTGTGAAGGAAGAAAAGGCGCGCAACCTGATGCTGAAGGACGGCGCGACCGTAGAGGAGTTGGTGAAGGGATTGTCCGCCATCGGATCGACGGCGCGTGACATCATCGCCATCTTACAGAGCCTGCAGGCGGCTGGCGCCCTGGAAGCGGAGATTGAGGTCATTTAA
- the fliS gene encoding flagellar export chaperone FliS has protein sequence MRNFVGTDSEYIESRVLSATPAGLIEILYEKALEHMASAQFHLRAGEVVERGQAISRVQAIINELNHSLDTKKGGEIAINLQRLYEYSSLKLTEAHRFGTEAGLIEVERILLNMLDGWREATRPAVSAHDYESVTGDHMMLQPEAAPALRSWTL, from the coding sequence GTGAGAAACTTCGTCGGAACCGATAGCGAATACATCGAGAGCAGAGTGCTCTCCGCGACTCCAGCTGGCCTCATCGAGATCCTGTACGAGAAGGCGCTGGAACATATGGCCTCCGCGCAATTCCACCTTCGCGCCGGCGAAGTCGTGGAACGCGGGCAGGCGATCTCCAGAGTTCAAGCGATCATCAACGAACTGAACCACTCGCTCGACACCAAAAAGGGCGGCGAGATCGCAATCAATTTGCAGCGGCTCTACGAATACTCCAGCCTGAAACTCACCGAAGCCCATCGCTTCGGCACGGAAGCAGGACTGATCGAAGTAGAGCGCATCCTGTTGAACATGCTGGACGGTTGGAGAGAAGCCACCCGCCCCGCTGTCAGCGCCCACGATTACGAAAGCGTCACGGGCGATCATATGATGCTGCAACCGGAAGCTGCTCCGGCCCTCCGTTCGTGGACTTTGTAG